In Rattus norvegicus strain BN/NHsdMcwi chromosome 3, GRCr8, whole genome shotgun sequence, a genomic segment contains:
- the Or1j16 gene encoding olfactory receptor Olr404 — protein sequence MRMDNESTVSEFILLGLPIRAEDQGMYFALFLTMYLTTVLGNLLIILLIRLDSHLHNPMYFFLSHLAFTDISFSSVTAPKMLMNMLTHFQSISYAGCIFQVYFFAIFADLDSFLLTSMAYDRYVAICHPLHYSQTMSQSLCVLLVVVSWALSTVNALVHTLLLARLSHFRDNTIPHYFCDLSALLKLSSSDTTINELVILVLGNVVITLPFICILVSYGHIGVTILKTPSIKGICKALSTCGSHLCVVSLYYGAIIGLYFVPSSNNTNDKDAIVAVMYTVVTPMLNPFIYSLRNQDMKGALKHILSGRLCSQ from the coding sequence atgagGATGGATAATGAGAGCACAGTATCTGAGTTCATCCTCCTGGGGCTTCCCATTCGGGCAGAGGACCAAGGCATGTACTTTGCCCTGTTCCTGACCATGTACCTGACAACTGTGCTGGGAAACCTGCTAATCATTCTGCTCATCAGGCTGGACTCTCACCTCCACaaccccatgtacttcttcctcagccACTTGGCTTTCACAGACATCTCTTTCTCATCGGTCACAGCTCCAAAGATGCTCATGAATATGCTGACACACTTTCAGTCTATCTCATATGCTGGGTGCATTTTCCAGGTATATTTTTTTGCAATATTTGCTGATCTTGATAGCTTTCTTCTGACTTCAATGGCCTATGACAGGTATGTGGCTATCTGTCACCCTCTGCACTATTCACAAACTATGAgtcagagcctctgtgttcttctAGTAGTTGTATCCTGGGCCCTATCCACAGTCAATGCGCTGGTACACACCCTTCTCTTGGCTCGCCTATCTCACTTCAGAGACAATACCATCCCCCATTACTTCTGTGACCTCTCTGCTTTGCTGAAGCTGTCCAGCTCAGATACCACCATTAATGAGCTGGTCATCCTTGTTTTAGGTAATGTGGTCATTACCCTGCCATTCATATGCATTCTGGTCTCTTATGGCCACATTGGAGTCACTATTCTGAAAACTCCCTCAATCAAAGGAATCTGCAAAGCCTTGTCCACATGTGGGTCTCACCTCTGTGTAGTTTCCTTGTACTATGGAGCCATTATTGGGCTATATTTTGTCCCCTCATCTAATAACACTAATGACAAGGATGCCATTGTGGCTGTGATGTACACTGTGGTTACGCCCATGCTGAATCCCTTCATTTATAGTCTGAGGAATCAGGATATGAAAGGAGCACTAAAACATATTCTTAGCGGGAGACTGTGTTCACAATGA